From Caminibacter mediatlanticus TB-2, the proteins below share one genomic window:
- a CDS encoding Fur family transcriptional regulator: MKNLKSLLESTELKITPQRLAILKELENFGHATIEEIYENIKEIFPSISLATIYKNINALKEAGIICEICTPYKNKYEINKGEHGHFICAKCGNIEDFELTDEMIKSIENKYPNTKKEIYIYGVCENCNKN, from the coding sequence ATGAAAAATTTAAAAAGTTTACTTGAAAGTACTGAATTAAAAATTACACCTCAAAGACTTGCAATATTAAAAGAATTAGAAAATTTTGGACATGCAACTATTGAGGAGATTTATGAAAATATTAAAGAGATATTCCCTTCAATCTCTCTTGCAACTATTTATAAAAATATTAATGCCCTAAAAGAAGCAGGCATTATTTGTGAAATATGTACTCCATATAAAAATAAATATGAAATAAATAAAGGAGAACATGGTCATTTTATATGTGCTAAATGTGGAAATATTGAAGATTTTGAATTAACTGATGAGATGATAAAATCGATTGAGAATAAATATCCAAATACTAAAAAAGAGATTTATATCTATGGAGTGTGTGAAAATTGTAATAAAAACTAA
- a CDS encoding peroxiredoxin, which yields MACEKDTKELNKTTKEEKMEEVVKTQEGVLVLKNMPEFKMEAYDAATGHYTEVSSEDYKGKWTVICFYPADFTFVCPTEIAAMNAALPILKELGVEVLAVSTDTKFSHKRFVETEPLLKDLKLTIAADPTGEVTRKFGVMIEGAGLALRGRFLINPDGQIVAEEVQSPPVGRSVKEFVRQIMAHQYAYKTGEVCPANWKPGKKTLPVNTDIEPMTGNVGKYVTLEDLIDENDVKEMKEMLEKFKEISK from the coding sequence ATGGCTTGCGAAAAAGATACAAAAGAATTAAATAAAACAACAAAAGAGGAAAAAATGGAAGAAGTAGTAAAAACACAAGAAGGTGTATTAGTATTAAAGAATATGCCAGAATTTAAAATGGAAGCATATGATGCAGCAACAGGTCATTATACAGAAGTTAGCAGTGAAGATTATAAAGGAAAATGGACAGTAATTTGTTTCTATCCAGCAGACTTTACATTTGTATGTCCAACTGAGATTGCAGCAATGAATGCAGCACTTCCAATTTTAAAAGAACTTGGAGTAGAAGTTTTAGCAGTATCAACAGATACAAAATTCTCACATAAAAGATTTGTAGAGACTGAACCATTACTAAAAGATTTAAAATTAACTATTGCAGCGGATCCAACAGGTGAGGTTACAAGAAAATTTGGTGTAATGATTGAGGGTGCAGGACTTGCACTTAGAGGAAGATTTTTAATTAATCCAGATGGACAAATAGTTGCTGAGGAAGTTCAATCACCACCAGTTGGAAGAAGTGTAAAAGAATTTGTAAGACAAATTATGGCACATCAATATGCATACAAAACAGGAGAAGTTTGTCCAGCAAACTGGAAACCTGGCAAAAAAACACTTCCTGTAAATACAGATATTGAACCAATGACAGGTAATGTTGGAAAATATGTAACATTAGAAGATTTAATTGATGAAAATGATGTAAAAGAAATGAAAGAGATGTTAGAAAAATTTAAAGAAATCTCTAAATAG
- a CDS encoding DUF503 domain-containing protein, whose product MVITNLILDFDLPFVFSLKERRKIINSIKDKLKKFNLSILDISGEYPKEASIAICYLAHNEKQAHQIKERIEEFLYKNFPEIEFNIEYEII is encoded by the coding sequence GTGGTCATTACAAATCTAATTTTAGATTTTGACCTTCCTTTTGTTTTTTCTTTAAAAGAAAGAAGAAAAATAATAAATTCTATAAAAGATAAACTTAAAAAATTTAATCTTTCTATTCTTGATATTTCAGGAGAATATCCAAAAGAAGCAAGTATTGCTATTTGTTATTTAGCTCATAATGAAAAACAAGCACATCAGATAAAAGAAAGAATAGAAGAGTTTTTATATAAAAACTTTCCAGAGATTGAATTTAATATTGAATATGAAATAATTTAA